The DNA sequence ACCCAAACCGGTGAGACGGGTAGAAATACCCAAACCGGGCCCACAAGCAGGAGTCCGACTATTGGGCGTCCCATGCATCCGCGATCGTGTGGTGCAGGCGGCCATAAAATACCTGCTTGAACCTCTGTATGAACCGCAGTTCTCGGATTCGAGCTACGGGTTCAGACCACATCGAAGCCAAAAGCAGGCAGTGGCCAAAGCGAAAGCACTTGTGCAAAGCGGAAAAGAGTACGTGGTGGATATCGATCTATCGAAGTTCTTCGACCGTGTTAACCATGACCGACTCATCCGGCGTCTATCGGAAACGATCCAGGACAAGCGAATCTTACGTCTGATCGGAGAGACCTTACGAAGTGGCGTCATGAACAACGGTGTTGTGTCCGCCACCCAGGAAGGAACAACCCAAGGGTCACCGTTAAGTCCACTACTGAGCAACGTCGTCCTTGACGAGTTAGACAAGGAGTTGGAACGGCGGGGACTTGAATTTTGCCGATACGCTGACGATAGCAACATCTTCGTGAAAACGGAGAAAGCAGCGCAACGAGTCATGGCGAGTATAACGAAGTTTATCGAAGGGAAGCTCAAGCTCAAGATTAATCGGGGCAAGAGTAAAGTGGCTCTGTCCAGGTACGTGAAATTCCTTGGTATGACTATCATAGCCGGAACGATAGCGATATCGGCGGCATCAATAAACCGAGCGATGGAACGCATCAAAGAGCTTACCCCACGGGGGACAAGATACACCTTGGAGCAGACTATCCAGAGGATAAACCAATGGTACAGTGGATGGGCATCGTATTATGGGATGACCCAATATCCCGCACAATTGCGGAACATTGAGGCACATGTACGAAGACGGCTGCGAGCAAGAATCATTGATCAACAGAAGCGAAGACGACACGTGGTGAGAACATTTATGAGAAGAGGCGTTTCCGAAACTACTGCAAAGAAGGCGGTGTATTCGAACAAGAAACGATGGGCATTGAGTAAAACAATGGCGGCGGGGCTGGCGTTTCCGAACACCTGGTTCATCGAGACGATGGGTCAGATTGTCCGGTCCGATGATGACCTACCGCACTGGTTTACGGTGAAACGATGGATCAAGCTTACATGAGGAGCCGTGTACGAGACCCGTACGCACGGTTCTGTGAGAGGACGGCGGGCATAAGCCCGCCTCCTACTCGATAAGGCGAGTTTCTCGCAAGCCCGGAGACCGGGGGTGAATATATCTCTGAATCTGTTTCCATCATTGTCCCTGCCGGGGCGGTGGAGAAGCCAACCACTATACGGATTGAGAAGCTGAATCGGGTGAAAGGGCTTTCTGCCCATATGTCGAATGTGACCTCCGGAGCGGTGGGCTACCGCTTTTTACCCGAGGGCACGAGTTTCATGAGGGTGGTAAAGGTGACGCTGCCCTTTGACCGGCGAATCCTGGAGTCGGAAACAGCCCTGTCGAACCTGTATACCTGGTACTACGACACGGATGAATCCCGCTGGCGGAAGCTTGAACGCTGGTGCGTGGACCGGGAACAGGCGACTGTGACCAGCCTTACGACCCATTTTACCGACATGA is a window from the Marispirochaeta sp. genome containing:
- the ltrA gene encoding group II intron reverse transcriptase/maturase, whose protein sequence is MNQYELAIEQPSLFESLCTVSVLQRGFKAVKRNGGSPGIDGVKIQEFERNLNEELLLLQKELAGWTYKPKPVRRVEIPKPGPQAGVRLLGVPCIRDRVVQAAIKYLLEPLYEPQFSDSSYGFRPHRSQKQAVAKAKALVQSGKEYVVDIDLSKFFDRVNHDRLIRRLSETIQDKRILRLIGETLRSGVMNNGVVSATQEGTTQGSPLSPLLSNVVLDELDKELERRGLEFCRYADDSNIFVKTEKAAQRVMASITKFIEGKLKLKINRGKSKVALSRYVKFLGMTIIAGTIAISAASINRAMERIKELTPRGTRYTLEQTIQRINQWYSGWASYYGMTQYPAQLRNIEAHVRRRLRARIIDQQKRRRHVVRTFMRRGVSETTAKKAVYSNKKRWALSKTMAAGLAFPNTWFIETMGQIVRSDDDLPHWFTVKRWIKLT